Below is a genomic region from Spiroplasma endosymbiont of Dioctria linearis.
AGGAGGAGCTTTCTCTGGAAAAGATCCAAGTAAAGTTGATAGAAGTGCTGCTTATATGTGCCGTTATGCTGCAAAGAATATTGTTGCTGCAAAATTAGCTGATAAAGTTGAAATTCAAGTAAGTTATGCAATTGGTAAGCCAGACCCAGTTTCTATTTTTATAGAAACTTTTGGAACAAATAAAGTATCTATGGATGTTATTTATAGAGCTCTAAATGATAATTTTAATTTTAATGTTAGTTCAATTATCAATACTTTAGATTTAAAATCACCAGTATATTTTAGAACAAGTAAATATGGTCATTTTGGGAAAAAAGAATTTAGTTGAGAGAAGTTAGATAAAGTAAGAGTTTTGGAGGAGTATTTGTAAGATGCTATTAGAAGTTATTGGAAAAGATTTTAAAGATATTAGATTAATAAATAATTCTAACGCAAATAGAATTGAATTTTGTAATGATTTAAAAGTTGGGGGTTTAACACCTGCTTTAGAAGATATTAAATATGCTTGTGACTTATCAAAATTACCAATAAATATTATTGTTAGAAATACAGCAAGAGATTTTTTTTATACTGAAAAAGAAAAAGAAGATATGATAGAGCAAATTAAATTTATTAGAACAACAAAGGCAAATGGAATAGTTATTGGTGCTCTTAATAAGGACTTAACAATAGATGTTCAATTTATGAAACAAGTCATTAAACATAAGGGAAATTTGGAAATAACATTTCATAAAGCATTTGATGAGTTAAAGGAATTTATTAAATCTTATCGATTGCTAAATGAACTTGGAATAGATAATGTTTTAACAAGTGGTGGTAAGGATATAAAAAAAGGTAGAAAAGTTTTAAAAAAACTTGTTGCTCTTAACTTAAATACAAAAGTATTAGTTGGTGGAGGAATCGATCAAAAAAACTT
It encodes:
- a CDS encoding copper homeostasis protein CutC, which gives rise to MLLEVIGKDFKDIRLINNSNANRIEFCNDLKVGGLTPALEDIKYACDLSKLPINIIVRNTARDFFYTEKEKEDMIEQIKFIRTTKANGIVIGALNKDLTIDVQFMKQVIKHKGNLEITFHKAFDELKEFIKSYRLLNELGIDNVLTSGGKDIKKGRKVLKKLVALNLNTKVLVGGGIDQKNFSSFKKISKNIHVGSCVRNNKSWDESVNDKRINELLEIK